Proteins from a genomic interval of Nocardioides jishulii:
- a CDS encoding ABC transporter permease, translating to MSASSPGRASSRPDSGLPRWVWLPAMLGALLLLLPLLAMTARVDWASFPALVTSDSARTALALSLRTSALSTLACLVLGVPLAVVLARGQFRGRSLLRSLVMVPLVLPPVVGGIALLAAFGRRGLLGETLEVAGIQVAFTTTAVVLAQTFVALPFLVISLEGALVTAGTRYEVAAAGLGARPSTVLRRVTLPLTWPALASGTLLAFARALGEFGATITFAGSLQGVTRTLPLEIYLQREVDPDAAVALSLVLVAVAIAVIALTRRTRSAL from the coding sequence ATGAGCGCGTCGTCTCCCGGGAGGGCCAGCAGCCGCCCGGACAGCGGCCTGCCCCGCTGGGTGTGGCTGCCCGCCATGCTCGGCGCGCTCCTGCTGCTGCTCCCGCTCCTCGCGATGACCGCCCGGGTCGACTGGGCCTCCTTCCCGGCGCTGGTGACCAGCGACTCCGCCCGCACCGCGCTCGCGCTCAGCCTGCGTACGTCTGCCCTCAGCACCCTGGCCTGCCTCGTCCTCGGCGTCCCGCTCGCCGTCGTGCTGGCTCGTGGGCAGTTCCGCGGACGCTCCCTCCTGCGCAGCCTGGTCATGGTGCCGTTGGTGCTGCCGCCCGTGGTCGGCGGCATTGCGCTGCTCGCGGCCTTCGGGCGGCGCGGCCTGCTCGGGGAGACGCTCGAGGTGGCCGGGATCCAGGTCGCCTTCACCACGACGGCGGTGGTGCTGGCGCAGACCTTCGTGGCATTGCCCTTCCTGGTGATATCGCTGGAGGGCGCCCTGGTCACCGCCGGGACCCGCTACGAGGTGGCCGCCGCCGGCCTGGGTGCCCGCCCCTCGACAGTCCTGCGTCGCGTCACGCTGCCGCTCACCTGGCCGGCCCTGGCGTCGGGCACGCTCCTCGCCTTCGCCCGGGCCCTGGGCGAGTTCGGGGCGACGATCACCTTCGCCGGCAGCCTCCAGGGCGTGACCCGCACCCTGCCGCTGGAGATCTACCTCCAGCGCGAGGTCGACCCGGACGCCGCTGTCGCGCTGTCGCTCGTCCTGGTGGCCGTCGCGATCGCGGTCATCGCGCTGACCCGTCGCACCCGGAGCGCGCTGTGA
- a CDS encoding GNAT family N-acetyltransferase produces MAWDRSALTAEGFAGWVRIADLPRAEVPSGAGVYVVVRPGVAPPRFRPTNPGGRTSEKDPTVPATELREAWVDGAEVIYIGRATSGVGKRRGLAKRLGELLRFGRGQTGNHWGGRYIWQLSDSDELLVAWLETPDTDPEVVSAQLIARFEQDYGRLPFANLVQGSTAASRLPQIRAARDEDVDDVVALWSLAAENRGRPADRPDLVRLLIERDPDALLLAVDDGEVVGTVIAGWDGWRASLYRLAVAPQHRRRGTARLLVGRAEARLKALGATRIHAMVLEENNDGNGLWQALGYTPQPDWRRWVKAAR; encoded by the coding sequence ATGGCCTGGGACCGCTCCGCACTGACCGCCGAGGGCTTCGCTGGCTGGGTCCGCATCGCCGACCTGCCGCGCGCCGAGGTGCCTTCGGGCGCCGGCGTCTACGTCGTCGTCCGTCCCGGCGTGGCGCCGCCGCGCTTCCGCCCGACCAACCCCGGCGGCAGGACGAGCGAGAAGGACCCGACTGTCCCCGCGACCGAGCTGCGGGAGGCGTGGGTCGACGGCGCCGAGGTGATCTACATCGGCCGCGCCACGAGCGGCGTCGGCAAGCGCCGAGGGCTGGCCAAGCGGCTCGGCGAGCTGCTGCGCTTCGGCCGCGGCCAGACCGGCAACCACTGGGGCGGGCGCTACATCTGGCAGCTCTCCGACTCCGACGAGCTGCTCGTCGCCTGGCTCGAGACCCCTGACACCGACCCCGAGGTGGTGTCGGCCCAGCTCATCGCCCGCTTCGAGCAGGACTACGGCCGACTCCCCTTCGCCAACCTCGTGCAGGGCTCCACCGCCGCCTCCCGACTGCCGCAGATTCGCGCGGCGCGCGACGAGGACGTCGACGACGTCGTCGCGCTCTGGTCGCTCGCCGCCGAGAACAGGGGGCGTCCCGCCGACCGGCCCGACCTCGTACGCCTGCTCATCGAGCGCGACCCCGACGCCCTGCTGCTCGCCGTGGACGACGGTGAGGTCGTCGGCACCGTGATCGCCGGGTGGGACGGCTGGCGGGCCAGCCTCTACCGCCTCGCGGTCGCTCCCCAACACCGGCGCCGCGGCACCGCGCGCCTGCTGGTAGGGCGTGCCGAGGCACGGCTCAAGGCGTTGGGCGCCACCCGCATCCACGCCATGGTGCTGGAGGAGAACAACGACGGCAACGGCCTGTGGCAGGCGCTCGGCTACACCCCGCAGCCAGACTGGCGACGCTGGGTCAAGGCAGCTCGCTGA
- a CDS encoding FBP domain-containing protein codes for MEPLTPEEIRACFVNCSKGEAKRLRLPTAYDAIRWADLDFLGWRDPAAPGTAHLVAPWRGQLTGLVLRVGNRAGHGGRKNMCAFCLTTHSSSDMDLMVAPRAGAAGRNGNTVGTYLCADLACSLYVRRLKRPARVQPEETTTTEARIARLQENLDAFVRRVVS; via the coding sequence GAACTGCTCGAAGGGCGAGGCCAAGCGCCTGCGGCTGCCCACGGCGTACGACGCGATCCGGTGGGCCGACCTCGACTTCCTCGGGTGGCGTGACCCGGCAGCGCCCGGCACCGCCCACCTGGTGGCTCCGTGGCGCGGCCAGCTCACCGGGCTCGTGCTGCGGGTGGGCAACCGCGCCGGTCACGGGGGCCGCAAGAACATGTGCGCGTTCTGCCTCACCACTCACTCCTCCTCCGACATGGACCTGATGGTCGCGCCGCGCGCCGGTGCGGCTGGCCGCAACGGCAACACGGTCGGCACCTACCTGTGCGCAGACCTGGCCTGCTCGCTCTACGTCCGTCGACTGAAGCGGCCTGCGCGCGTGCAGCCCGAGGAGACGACCACCACCGAGGCCCGCATCGCCAGGCTCCAGGAGAACCTGGACGCGTTCGTCCGACGGGTCGTCTCGTGA
- a CDS encoding LysE family translocator, which produces MELAQVVAFTMVTLLFVFTPGADWAYAISAGLQHRSVTPAITGMLLGHLTATLAVAGGVAAVMAGAPALLTTLTVLGAAYLVWLGIGVLRSPVTPQEGEVVQGSALRRLAKGFGVSGLNPKVVLLFLAVLPQFADPAAAWPVPAQIMALASIHLVATAIVYTAVAVGARVVLATRPAAARAVSRFSGAAMVGIGAYLLVGQVAA; this is translated from the coding sequence ATGGAGCTCGCCCAGGTCGTCGCCTTCACCATGGTGACGTTGCTCTTCGTCTTCACTCCCGGCGCCGACTGGGCGTACGCGATCTCCGCAGGACTGCAGCACCGCAGCGTCACCCCGGCGATCACCGGGATGCTCCTCGGCCACCTGACGGCGACCCTGGCCGTGGCCGGTGGCGTCGCGGCGGTGATGGCCGGTGCCCCGGCGCTGCTCACGACGCTCACCGTCCTGGGCGCCGCCTACCTGGTCTGGCTCGGGATCGGCGTGCTGCGCTCCCCGGTGACGCCGCAGGAGGGCGAGGTCGTGCAGGGCTCGGCGCTGCGCCGGCTCGCCAAGGGGTTCGGCGTGAGCGGCCTGAACCCGAAGGTGGTGCTCCTCTTCCTCGCCGTGCTGCCGCAGTTCGCCGACCCCGCCGCGGCGTGGCCGGTGCCGGCGCAGATCATGGCGCTGGCGAGCATCCACCTGGTCGCCACCGCGATCGTCTACACAGCAGTCGCCGTGGGGGCGCGGGTCGTGCTCGCCACCCGGCCGGCCGCGGCCCGGGCGGTGAGCCGCTTCTCGGGAGCGGCCATGGTCGGCATCGGCGCCTACCTGCTGGTGGGCCAGGTCGCAGCCTGA
- the modA gene encoding molybdate ABC transporter substrate-binding protein, with amino-acid sequence MTSASTAARLRLLTVLLLLAVAPGCSQPAEGSTTLTVHAAASLRGPFEELVELFEEEHPDVTVRLNVAGSADLVAQVEEGAPADVVATADTATMERLAADGLVTDPTPFAANTLVIVVPRGNPADVAGLRDLAGDVDLVVCAPQVPCGAAAARVEEAAGVAFTPVSEEQSVTDVLGKVRAGEAEAGLVYVTDALSAGDHLEVIEFEEASEAVNVAPVAVASGSERPALARAFADLVTSPTGERVLTEAGFRRP; translated from the coding sequence ATGACCTCGGCCAGCACGGCGGCCCGGCTGCGGCTCCTCACCGTCCTGCTCCTGCTGGCCGTGGCACCGGGCTGCAGCCAGCCGGCGGAGGGCTCCACCACCCTGACCGTGCACGCCGCGGCCTCGCTGCGAGGGCCCTTCGAGGAACTCGTCGAGCTGTTCGAGGAGGAGCACCCCGACGTCACGGTCCGCCTCAACGTCGCGGGGTCGGCCGACCTCGTGGCCCAGGTGGAGGAGGGCGCCCCCGCCGACGTGGTGGCCACCGCCGACACCGCGACCATGGAGCGACTCGCCGCCGACGGTCTGGTCACCGACCCGACGCCCTTCGCCGCCAACACCCTCGTGATCGTCGTGCCGCGCGGCAACCCGGCCGACGTGGCCGGGCTGCGCGACCTCGCCGGCGACGTCGACCTCGTCGTGTGCGCGCCCCAGGTGCCCTGCGGCGCCGCCGCTGCCCGGGTCGAGGAGGCCGCGGGAGTCGCCTTCACCCCCGTCAGCGAGGAGCAGAGCGTGACCGACGTGCTGGGCAAGGTGCGGGCCGGCGAGGCCGAGGCCGGACTCGTCTACGTGACCGACGCGTTGAGCGCCGGCGACCACCTGGAGGTCATCGAGTTCGAGGAGGCGAGCGAGGCGGTCAACGTGGCTCCGGTCGCCGTCGCCTCCGGCAGTGAGCGCCCGGCTCTGGCGCGCGCCTTCGCCGACCTCGTCACCTCACCCACCGGCGAGCGGGTGCTGACCGAGGCGGGCTTCCGCCGGCCATGA
- a CDS encoding RNA polymerase sigma factor encodes MSDDLVLRAQQGDPEAWRVLYRQHAGRLVAWLRTRPTGDSVAAAEDIAAEAWFVAAQKIADFEGSSSDFAGWLFGIARHMSATARRTAERRATTPGDVSDLSDLVGTVAEPQADVAAKEWVRAAISTLPPRERSVIGLVDGLGIDTATAAEILGINAVALRVARHRGLKRLNSSLGERHLTVVRDTPPQAGPGSAAVS; translated from the coding sequence ATGAGCGACGACCTCGTCCTCCGGGCCCAGCAGGGCGACCCGGAGGCGTGGCGCGTGCTCTACCGCCAGCACGCCGGACGCCTCGTCGCGTGGCTCCGGACGCGTCCCACCGGCGACTCGGTCGCTGCTGCGGAGGACATCGCCGCCGAGGCCTGGTTCGTGGCGGCCCAGAAGATCGCCGACTTCGAGGGGTCGTCCTCGGACTTCGCCGGGTGGCTCTTCGGCATCGCGAGGCACATGAGCGCCACCGCGAGGCGGACCGCCGAACGCCGCGCCACCACCCCCGGTGACGTGTCCGACCTGTCCGACCTGGTCGGCACCGTGGCGGAGCCGCAGGCCGACGTGGCCGCCAAGGAGTGGGTCCGCGCAGCGATCTCCACGCTCCCGCCGCGCGAGCGCTCGGTGATCGGCCTCGTCGACGGCCTCGGCATCGACACCGCCACGGCAGCGGAGATCCTCGGCATCAACGCGGTCGCCCTGCGGGTCGCACGTCACCGTGGCCTCAAGCGGCTCAACAGCTCGCTGGGCGAGCGCCACCTCACCGTCGTGCGCGACACCCCTCCCCAGGCTGGTCCGGGGTCGGCCGCCGTCTCCTGA
- a CDS encoding SigE family RNA polymerase sigma factor, translating into MSTTTAQWGTEIGTEVRAGSFEEFVHATGARMLRTAVLLCGDRDQAEDLLQSTYASVFARWRLVSRAENPVAYARTMMTRLYLAERRRKRVVELPITVDAPGRGEGSDLRLSLLQALDSLAPQDRAVVVLRYWEDLSVTQTAAQLGLSESACRTRSSRALARLRALYPTLADTED; encoded by the coding sequence GTGAGCACAACAACAGCCCAGTGGGGCACAGAGATCGGGACCGAGGTGCGCGCGGGGAGCTTCGAGGAGTTCGTCCACGCCACCGGCGCCCGGATGCTACGGACAGCGGTCCTCCTCTGCGGGGACCGTGACCAGGCCGAGGACCTGCTCCAGAGCACGTACGCCTCGGTCTTCGCGCGTTGGCGCCTCGTCTCCCGGGCCGAGAACCCTGTCGCGTACGCCCGCACCATGATGACGCGTCTCTACCTCGCCGAGCGCCGTCGCAAGCGGGTGGTCGAGCTGCCGATCACCGTGGACGCGCCCGGGCGCGGTGAGGGGTCCGACCTCCGGCTCTCGCTGCTCCAGGCGCTCGACTCGCTCGCTCCGCAGGACCGGGCCGTGGTCGTGCTGCGCTACTGGGAGGACCTCAGCGTCACCCAGACCGCCGCCCAGCTCGGCCTCAGCGAGTCGGCCTGCCGGACGCGCAGCTCGCGTGCGCTGGCTCGACTCCGTGCTCTCTATCCCACACTCGCCGACACAGAGGACTGA
- a CDS encoding sigma-70 family RNA polymerase sigma factor, with the protein MSTIDQTAAFEAERPRLVGLAGKVLGDHAEAEDVVQQAWLRLARTDAAIESLPAWLTTVTTRLCLDRLKARSPLLVDDLAEHEHGVAQVTAGSSAEDPADHVALADAVGVALHVVLDRLTPAERVAFVLHDSFGFEFATIAGVLDTTPVAARKLASRARAKVAQPAAEDALADWQVVDAFMAAAREGDFERLLTLLAPDAVVRADRAAVLVGTPDRIEGRDAVAQFFNGAAHAALAVFVGDRPASAWFDRGQARVVFDFTLREGRVEQITFRAAPETLAEVVRRKGADRWN; encoded by the coding sequence GTGAGCACCATCGACCAGACCGCCGCCTTCGAGGCCGAGCGACCCCGCCTGGTCGGCCTGGCCGGCAAGGTCCTCGGCGACCACGCCGAGGCCGAGGACGTCGTGCAGCAGGCGTGGCTGCGCCTGGCCCGCACCGATGCCGCGATCGAGAGCCTCCCGGCCTGGCTGACCACCGTCACGACGCGGCTGTGCCTCGACCGCCTGAAGGCGCGCAGCCCCTTGCTCGTCGACGACCTCGCCGAGCACGAGCACGGCGTCGCGCAGGTGACCGCCGGCTCCAGCGCCGAGGACCCCGCCGACCACGTGGCCCTGGCCGACGCCGTGGGGGTCGCCCTGCACGTCGTGCTCGACCGGCTGACCCCGGCGGAGCGCGTCGCCTTCGTGCTCCACGACAGCTTCGGCTTCGAGTTCGCCACGATCGCCGGCGTCCTCGACACCACCCCGGTGGCCGCTCGCAAGCTCGCCTCGCGGGCCCGGGCGAAGGTCGCCCAGCCTGCCGCGGAGGACGCGCTGGCCGACTGGCAGGTCGTCGACGCCTTCATGGCGGCCGCCCGCGAGGGCGACTTCGAGCGGTTGCTGACCCTGCTGGCACCCGACGCCGTGGTCCGTGCCGACCGGGCCGCCGTGCTCGTCGGCACCCCCGACCGGATCGAGGGCCGCGACGCAGTGGCGCAGTTCTTCAACGGCGCCGCCCACGCCGCACTCGCGGTCTTCGTCGGCGACCGTCCGGCGTCGGCCTGGTTCGACCGCGGGCAGGCCAGGGTGGTCTTCGACTTCACGCTGCGCGAGGGGCGCGTCGAGCAGATCACCTTCCGCGCTGCTCCCGAGACGCTGGCCGAGGTCGTACGCCGCAAGGGCGCCGACCGATGGAACTGA
- a CDS encoding TOBE domain-containing protein: MPQLRITEAAAHLGVSDDTVRRWIDRGQLTATSDEAGRMVVDAYEVALAAREHARTLALPSGVTSSARNRFVGLVTDIVTDTVMAQVELQCGPFRVVSLMSSEAVRDLGLELGSVAVASIKSTTVVVETPRPVTRR, from the coding sequence GTGCCGCAACTGAGGATCACCGAAGCCGCTGCCCACCTCGGGGTCAGCGACGACACCGTGCGCCGCTGGATCGACCGCGGACAGCTCACCGCGACCAGTGACGAGGCCGGGCGCATGGTGGTCGACGCCTACGAGGTCGCGCTCGCCGCGCGCGAGCACGCGCGTACGCTCGCCCTCCCCTCCGGCGTCACGAGCTCGGCCCGCAACCGCTTCGTCGGGCTCGTCACCGACATCGTGACCGACACCGTGATGGCGCAGGTCGAGCTGCAGTGCGGCCCCTTCCGGGTGGTCTCCCTGATGAGCAGCGAGGCCGTGCGCGACCTGGGCCTCGAGCTCGGGTCGGTGGCGGTGGCCTCGATCAAGTCGACCACCGTCGTCGTCGAGACGCCTCGACCGGTGACCCGCCGGTGA
- a CDS encoding SRPBCC family protein, giving the protein MTATEHRFHEHRFHETWFVDASPIDVAAVLDDLAAYPTWWPEVVAVAALGGESARVLCRSRLPYVLDLVLIATTRSTERLQVEVDGDLVGWVRFDLSEERGGTRVEFQQEVRTYGWLGLASRLLRPALHWNHHEMMRGCREGLAGAVRVAA; this is encoded by the coding sequence GTGACCGCCACCGAGCACCGTTTCCATGAGCACCGTTTCCACGAGACCTGGTTCGTCGACGCCTCGCCGATCGACGTCGCGGCGGTGCTCGACGACCTGGCGGCCTACCCCACCTGGTGGCCCGAGGTCGTCGCCGTCGCGGCGCTGGGCGGTGAGAGTGCCCGGGTGCTCTGCCGCTCCCGCCTGCCCTACGTCCTCGACCTGGTGCTGATCGCCACCACGCGCTCGACCGAGCGGCTGCAGGTCGAGGTCGACGGTGACCTGGTCGGCTGGGTGCGCTTCGACCTCAGCGAGGAACGCGGCGGCACCCGGGTGGAGTTCCAGCAGGAAGTACGCACGTACGGCTGGCTCGGGCTCGCCTCACGCCTCTTGCGGCCGGCGCTGCACTGGAACCACCACGAGATGATGCGCGGCTGTCGCGAAGGTCTCGCTGGCGCGGTCAGGGTGGCGGCCTGA
- a CDS encoding APC family permease: MTEKTADGDEPVKLNRTITTSLLFFYVLGDVLGSGVYVLIGSVAGAVGGAFWIAFAVGVSVAAITGLAYAELATKYPHAAGAALYVNRAFHNRTLAFLVMVAFLSASFAAAGSLSVGFASYFLQVWDAPPALLVSLAFFALLGLINYIGITESVWITMLMTFVEIAGLVLVLIIGIWYVVQRDPDFSRLVQFETTTNPIWAIVGGVALAFFAMTGFENVVNVAEETVDPHRAFPRALVGGMIAAGLIYVAVAVVASLVVGAAKLSTSDVALLEVVKADVVPLPVTLMTTLFAVIACVAITNTTLVAAVTEPRVLYGMANEDVVPPIFARLHRRSPWGGPALLLRRGRRSPRDRDPGGPGRRRHQPHRAPGDGDGGAPPLHLLPGHPGHAQAHRLRRLGPYVPRATVAPGTRAPRERPGACLRRGQRPHVAALVPRPPGRGRSPPRGGDVLPAPPSPGGGCGRGRGQLTGPSHPRARQGPPRHPEHPG, from the coding sequence GTGACGGAGAAGACCGCTGACGGCGACGAGCCGGTCAAGCTGAATCGCACCATCACGACCAGCCTGCTCTTCTTCTACGTGCTGGGCGACGTGCTCGGCTCCGGCGTCTACGTCCTGATCGGCTCGGTGGCCGGTGCCGTCGGCGGTGCCTTCTGGATCGCCTTCGCCGTCGGCGTCAGCGTCGCCGCGATCACCGGGCTGGCCTACGCCGAGCTCGCGACCAAGTATCCCCACGCCGCGGGTGCGGCGCTCTACGTCAACCGCGCCTTCCACAACCGCACCCTGGCCTTCCTGGTCATGGTGGCGTTCCTCTCGGCCAGCTTCGCGGCTGCCGGCTCCCTGAGCGTCGGCTTCGCCAGCTACTTCCTCCAGGTGTGGGACGCGCCGCCGGCCCTGCTGGTCTCCCTGGCCTTCTTCGCCCTGCTCGGCCTGATCAACTACATCGGCATCACCGAGTCGGTGTGGATCACGATGCTGATGACCTTCGTGGAGATTGCCGGTCTCGTCCTCGTCCTCATCATCGGCATCTGGTACGTCGTGCAGAGAGACCCCGACTTCAGTCGGCTCGTCCAGTTCGAGACCACGACCAACCCGATCTGGGCCATCGTGGGCGGCGTCGCCCTGGCGTTCTTCGCGATGACGGGCTTCGAGAACGTCGTCAACGTCGCCGAGGAGACCGTCGACCCGCACCGCGCCTTCCCCCGGGCGCTGGTGGGCGGGATGATCGCCGCGGGCCTGATCTACGTGGCCGTCGCGGTGGTGGCCTCGCTCGTGGTCGGTGCCGCCAAGCTGAGCACCTCCGACGTGGCCCTGCTCGAGGTGGTCAAGGCCGACGTCGTGCCGCTGCCGGTCACGCTCATGACGACGCTCTTCGCGGTGATCGCCTGCGTCGCCATCACCAACACCACGCTCGTGGCGGCGGTGACCGAGCCGCGTGTCCTCTACGGCATGGCCAACGAGGACGTCGTGCCGCCGATCTTCGCGCGCCTGCACCGCCGCAGTCCGTGGGGTGGGCCTGCTCTTCTCCTTCGCCGTGGTCGCCGGTCTCCTCGTGATCGGGACCCTGGTGGTCCAGGGCGGCGGCGGCATCAACCTCATCGAGCGCCTGGCGACGGTGACGGTGGTGCTCCTCCTCTTCATCTACTGCCTGGTCATCCTGGCCACGCTCAAGCTCACCGACTCAGACGTCTCGGACCGTACGTTCCGCGCGCCACGGTGGCTCCTGGTACCCGGGCTCCTCGCGAACGGCCTGGTGCTTGTCTACGTCGTGGTCAACGACCCCACGTCGCTGCTCTGGTGCCTCGGCCTCCTGGCCGTGGGAGGAGCCCTCCTCGTGGTGGAGATGTTCTCCCGGCCCCGCCGAGCCCGGGCGGCGGCTGCGGCCGAGGCCGAGGCCAACTGACCGGACCCTCCCACCCCCGTGCTCGCCAGGGACCTCCGCGCCACCCGGAACACCCCGGATGA
- a CDS encoding sulfate/molybdate ABC transporter ATP-binding protein, with protein sequence MTSLSLSARVTDRDVVVELEVAAGETLALLGPNGAGKSTVLALAAGLLRPDDGTVALDGRVLTDVRDGRTQTWVPAYDRHVATLSQEALLLPHLSVRANVEFGPRAQGRSRREARAVAQEWLDRVGVADLAERRPGSLSGGQAQRVAVARALAAEPALLLLDEPMAALDAAATPAVRETLRQVLAEVTCVMVTHDVLDAALLADRVAVVEGGRVVEQGATPDVLARPRSVFGARIAGLNLLRGTWRHDGGSGELVATTGERVHGQAEDLTPGTAAVAVFRPTAVSVYAHPVHGSPRNTFEVVVTSVEPNGDLVRIRAGHLAADVTAQAAAELGVRPGARVWFSVKATEVSLHAS encoded by the coding sequence GTGACCAGCCTGTCCCTCTCGGCCCGCGTCACCGACCGCGACGTCGTCGTCGAGCTCGAGGTCGCGGCAGGCGAGACCCTGGCGCTGCTCGGTCCGAACGGGGCCGGCAAGTCGACCGTCCTCGCGCTCGCCGCCGGACTCCTGCGTCCCGACGACGGCACCGTCGCACTCGACGGGCGGGTGCTCACCGACGTCCGCGACGGGCGGACGCAGACCTGGGTGCCGGCGTACGACCGCCACGTCGCCACCCTGTCGCAGGAGGCGCTGCTCCTGCCCCACCTGTCCGTGCGCGCCAACGTCGAGTTCGGCCCGCGCGCGCAAGGACGCTCGCGGCGCGAGGCGCGGGCCGTCGCCCAGGAGTGGCTGGACCGGGTCGGCGTCGCCGACCTGGCGGAGCGACGTCCTGGCTCGTTGTCGGGCGGCCAGGCGCAACGGGTCGCGGTGGCCCGCGCACTGGCGGCGGAGCCCGCCCTGCTCCTGCTCGACGAACCGATGGCGGCGCTCGACGCGGCGGCGACCCCTGCGGTCCGGGAGACCCTGCGGCAGGTGCTGGCCGAGGTGACGTGCGTGATGGTGACGCACGACGTGCTCGACGCTGCCCTGCTCGCCGACCGGGTGGCCGTCGTCGAGGGCGGGCGGGTCGTGGAGCAGGGAGCCACGCCCGACGTCCTGGCGCGTCCGCGCAGCGTCTTCGGTGCCCGGATCGCGGGGCTCAACCTGCTGCGCGGCACCTGGCGGCACGACGGCGGATCGGGCGAGCTGGTGGCCACGACCGGCGAGCGGGTGCACGGCCAGGCGGAAGACCTCACCCCGGGAACCGCGGCGGTGGCGGTCTTCCGCCCGACCGCCGTCTCCGTCTACGCGCACCCGGTGCACGGCTCCCCGCGCAACACCTTCGAGGTCGTGGTGACCTCGGTGGAACCCAACGGTGACCTGGTGCGCATCCGCGCAGGCCACCTCGCGGCCGACGTCACCGCCCAGGCCGCTGCCGAGCTGGGGGTCCGACCGGGAGCGCGCGTCTGGTTCAGCGTCAAGGCGACCGAGGTGTCGCTGCACGCGTCGTGA
- a CDS encoding GNAT family N-acetyltransferase: MSLVGLRDLTDGDLDLLFVWEQDPRARAMAAFTRPDVGDREAFDAHHRRIRDNPDQTLLAVEADGELVGTVGSYPMEGDLEVTYWIDPAKWAAGSPQPLWGSSCRSSVGARCRLASPSTTWARSPCWSAPGSCAWARRRRTQEGLGREVVELVHRLDA, from the coding sequence ATGAGCCTCGTAGGCCTGCGTGACCTCACCGACGGCGACCTCGACCTGCTCTTCGTCTGGGAGCAGGACCCGCGCGCCCGCGCGATGGCCGCCTTCACCCGGCCCGACGTGGGCGACCGCGAGGCGTTCGACGCGCACCACCGCCGGATCCGCGACAACCCGGACCAGACCCTTCTGGCCGTCGAGGCCGACGGGGAGCTCGTGGGCACCGTGGGGAGCTATCCGATGGAGGGCGACCTCGAGGTCACCTACTGGATCGACCCAGCGAAGTGGGCCGCGGGTTCGCCTCAGCCGCTCTGGGGGAGTTCCTGCAGGTCGAGCGTCGGCGCCCGTTGTCGGCTCGCGTCGCCGAGCACAACCTGGGCTCGATCACCGTGCTGGAGCGCGCCGGGTTCGTGCGCGTGGGCGAGGAGACGTCGTACGCAAGAAGGCCTGGGCCGCGAGGTCGTCGAGCTGGTGCACCGGCTCGACGCCTGA
- a CDS encoding VOC family protein translates to MSVDRRGLSVVGSNTEVGSSTEVGSSTESPARAPGQPPHHAFSYVELTVTDLVAAQAFYEAAFGWTFVDYGPGYAGILDGSEEEVGGLVVQPAARPVGGPFVLIHSDDLDATQQAIVAAGGDVVAGPYDFPGGRRLHFVDPSGNELGVWSPVESTG, encoded by the coding sequence ATGAGCGTCGACCGGCGCGGACTCTCCGTGGTGGGGTCGAACACGGAGGTGGGGTCGAGCACGGAGGTGGGGTCGAGCACGGAGTCCCCGGCCCGGGCGCCCGGCCAGCCACCGCACCACGCCTTCTCCTACGTTGAGCTGACCGTGACCGACCTGGTGGCGGCACAGGCGTTCTACGAGGCGGCCTTCGGGTGGACGTTCGTGGACTACGGCCCTGGCTACGCCGGCATCCTCGACGGCAGCGAGGAGGAGGTCGGTGGTCTGGTCGTCCAGCCCGCGGCCAGGCCGGTGGGCGGACCCTTCGTGCTCATCCACTCCGACGACCTCGACGCGACCCAGCAGGCCATCGTGGCCGCGGGCGGCGACGTCGTCGCCGGGCCGTACGACTTCCCGGGTGGTCGCCGCCTCCACTTCGTCGACCCCAGTGGCAACGAGCTGGGCGTCTGGTCCCCGGTCGAGTCGACCGGGTAG
- a CDS encoding amphi-Trp domain-containing protein produces MDLFDIDDKQRLSREAAADKLRALADSLSRHNSVEFQRGGKTFTVAVPDEVELKIEVELGDGNELEIELTW; encoded by the coding sequence ATGGACCTGTTCGACATCGACGACAAGCAGCGCCTGTCCCGCGAGGCCGCCGCCGACAAGCTGCGTGCGCTGGCCGACTCCCTCTCGCGTCACAACTCGGTGGAGTTCCAGCGCGGTGGCAAGACCTTCACCGTTGCGGTTCCCGACGAGGTCGAGCTCAAGATCGAGGTCGAGCTGGGCGACGGGAACGAGCTGGAGATCGAGCTCACCTGGTGA